One region of Eupeodes corollae chromosome 1, idEupCoro1.1, whole genome shotgun sequence genomic DNA includes:
- the LOC129941730 gene encoding uncharacterized protein LOC129941730 — protein MVKITTQIQMRRMVELMEENEHLAKNYKRGYEKSLGWESVAEILNSLGPPMRKGKEWQKVWFDAKFKVKQKLLFNKKENEATGGGQYKKKTFNDLDEAIIRILSLDLVVNPTGYAAGGSFHFASRSPIAQSTPLKSANVSTANITIATNASSCPVNDMPIEIISGVDDDLTHILGEFEKQENDEELCDEAPRPRPIKKEKENVFETMLKKQTEVQEKLFSKMEETLRDINQKLGENVTSISGIEKHLNECARYERKNFHLREENLKMVKIQMERDVRQRVQSNNLKIKDLEVRKKQLELEERKLVLINYIL, from the exons at GGTAAAAATTACAACCCAAATCCAAATGCGACGGATGGTCGAGCTCATGGAGGAAAACGAGCACCTCGCAAAAAACTACAAAAGAGGTTATGAAAAGTCTTTGGGGTGGGAGTCTGTTGCTGAGATTTTAAATAGTCTTGGGCCACCTATGAGAAAAGGAAAGGAGTGGCAGAAA GTCTGGTTTGACGCCAagtttaaagttaaacaaaagctcttgtttaacaaaaaagaaaatgaagctACAGGAGGagggcaatacaaaaaaaaaacttttaatgacTTGGACGAAGCCATAATAAGGATATTGTCGTTGGACTTGGTAGTCAATCCGACAGGATACGCCGCAGGTGGTTCATTTCATTTTGCGTCCCGATCCCCAATCGCCCAATCGACCCCGCTGAAATCTGCAAATGTTTCAACGGCAAATATTACAATAGCCACAAATGCATCATCGTGCCCAGTAAATGATATGCCTATTGAAATAATTAGCGGGGTCGATGATGATTTGACACACATTTTGGGCGAATTTGAGAAGCAGGAAAATGATGAAGAGTTGTGTGATGAAGCTCCGAGGCCCAGAccaataaaaaaggaaaaggaaaatgtttttgaaactatgctgaaaaaacaaactgaggttcaggaaaaattattttctaaaatggaAGAAACCTTGAGAGACATAAATCAAAAGCTGGGAGAAAATGTGACATCGATTTCTGGCATCGAAAAGCATCTCAATGAATGTGCAAGATATGAAAGGAAAAACTTTCATCTCCGAGAAGAGAATCTTAAAATGGTTAAGATACAAATGGAGCGCGATGTCAGGCAAAGAGTGCAatcgaataatttaaaaataaaagacttgGAAGTTAGAAAGAAGCAGCTTGAACTCGAGGAACGtaaacttgttttaattaattacatACTTTGA